In Aspergillus flavus chromosome 3, complete sequence, one genomic interval encodes:
- a CDS encoding aldehyde dehydrogenase: MPELDLFLDITAPNGRQYKQPTGLFIDNEFVKSTSGQTIASIDPATTREIASVYAAGAEDVDKAVNAAKAALKDDSWKLLPATDRGMLMGRLADLIEQNKELFATIDAWDNGKPYHVALSEDLVEAITTFRYYSGWADKTFGQTINTTPQKFAYTIRQPIGVVGQIIPWNYPLSMAAWKLGPALACGNTVVIKAAEQTPLSILVLGTLIKEAGFPKGVVNIINGYGREAGAALVQHPLVDKVAFTGSTATAREIMKMAAGSLKNITLETGGKSPLIVFNDTDMEQAVKWSHFGIMSNQGQICTATSRILVQKDIYDTFVEQFKGAIQTTSKIGDQWDESTFQGPQVTRAQYDRVLEYIQVGISEGATVASGGGPHPANSNGESGYYVQPTVFTNVKDSMRIYREEIFGPVVVIVPFETEEEAIRRANDTTYGLGAAVFTKDLERAHRVAAEIESGMVWINSSQDCDPRVPFGGVKQSGIGRELGEAGLEAYSQVKAVHVNMGNKL, from the exons ATGCCAGAGCTCGAtcttttccttgatatcaCAGCGCCGAATGGTCGCCAGTATAAACAACCCACCGGTTTGTTCATCGATAATGAATTTGTGAAGTCTACATCTGGTCAGACTATTGCTTCTATTGATCCTGC AACAACCCGTGAAATCGCCTCTGTCTACGCAGCCGGTGCCGAGGATGTCGATAAAGCAGTCAATGCCGCCAAAGCTGCCTTGAAGGATGATTCATGGAAGCTCCTCCCAGCCACAGACCGTGGAATGTTAATGGGTCGGTTGGCCGACTTAATAGAGCAGAATAAGGAGCTTTTCGCTACGATTGACGCGTGGGATAACG GAAAACCATACCATGTTGCGCTGAGCGAGGACCTGGTGGAAGCCATCACCACCTTCCGGTACTACAGTGGCTGGGCCGACAAGACATTCGGCCAAACGATCAACACAACCCCCCAGAAGTTCGCCTACACAATTAGACAGCCCATCGGTGTGGTGGGTCAGATCATCCCCTGGAACTACCCTCTGTCCATGGCAGCCTGGAAGCTGGGACCTGCTCTGGCTTGTGGTAATACTGTTGTGATTAAGGCTGCTGAGCAGACGCCCTTGAGTATCTTGGTTCTGGGAACCTTGATCAAGGAGGCCGGCTTCCCGAAGGGTGTTGTTAATATTATCAATGGATACGGGAGGGAGGCCGGTGCGGCTTTGGTGCAGCACCCCTTGGTCGATAAGGTGGCGTTCACGGGCTCCACTGCTACCGCGAGAGAGATTATGAAGATGGCTGCTGGCAGCCTGAAGAATATTACTCTTGAGACGGGAGGAAAGTCACCCCTGATTGTATTCAACGATACCGATATGGAGCAGGCCGTGAAATGGTCCCATTTCGGTATTATGTCCAACCAGGGCCAGATTTGCACTGCTACGTCGCGGATCTTGGTCCAGAAGGATATTTACGATACCTTTGTTGAGCAGTTCAAGGGCGCTATCCAGACCACATCGAAGATCGGAGATCAGTGGGATGAGAGCACCTTCCAAGGTCCCCAGGTGACTCGCGCTCAATATGATAGAGTGCTCGAGTACATTCAAGTGGGCATTTCGGAGGGCGCGACGGTGGCTTCCGGAGGAGGTCCTCACCCAGCCAACAGCAACGGGGAGTCGGGATACTATGTTCAGCCAACTGTTTTCACGAACGTGAAGGATTCGATGCGCATCTATCGGGAGGAGATCTTTGGCCCCGTCGTTGTCATCGTGCCTTTTGagacggaggaagaggccattAGGCGTGCAAATGATACCACCTATGGCCTTGGTGCGGCTGTCTTCACAAAGGATCTGGAGCGTGCTCACCGGGTTGCAGCTGAGATTGAGTCTGGTATGGTCTGGATCAACAGCAGCCAGGATTGCGATCCTCGTGTACCGTTCGGAGGTGTGAAGCAGAGCGGAATCGGGCGAGAACTAGGTGAAGCTGGACTTGAAGCGTACAGCCAAGTGAAGGCTGTCCATGTTAATATGGGAAACAAACTGTAG
- a CDS encoding dihydrodipicolinate synthase/N-acetylneuraminate lyase (dihydrodipicolinate synthetase family protein): MSTQELTGVMVALITPFTDDGSKIDEGRLKSHIDRLLQAGVHGLVPGGSTGEFTVLSLAERKQLTELCVKYAAGRVPVVAGTGATSTQEAVELAKHAGEVGAAAVMVVPPFYDPVNYEQLTEMMSEIHTESKLPIMYYNIPSASGLTLTPQQIADLSKVGVKYLKDTSGNAPAYTELVFALSDKITAFNGWDTLTFYGMAAGAPGCVWGAANVIPELAVQLWEAIAVKGDLKLGRELWAKAFPICKFLESHNYAAAVKTGVELTGQPTGGLRKPFALLADQHKAELASFMQSAGIKTV; the protein is encoded by the coding sequence ATGAGCACCCAAGAACTCACGGGCGTTATGGTCGCCCTGATCACCCCCTTCACCGACGACGGCAGCAAGATCGACGAAGGCCGCCTAAAGTCCCATATCGACCGACTCCTCCAAGCCGGTGTGCACGGCCTCGTCCCCGGCGGCAGCACGGGCGAATTTACAGTCCTCTCCCTCGCCGAGCGCAAGCAATTAACAGAGCTCTGTGTTAAATACGCCGCGGGCCGCGTACCCGTCGTCGCCGGCACAGGCGCCACCTCGACACAAGAGGCAGTGGAACTGGCCAAACACGCCGGTGAAGTCGGTGCCGCAGCAGTGATGGTTGTTCCACCTTTCTACGACCCAGTCAATTACGAACAACTCACGGAGATGATGAGCGAAATCCACACCGAGTCGAAGCTGCCGATCATGTACTACAATATCCCGTCTGCTAGCGGGTTGACCTTGACGCCGCAGCAGATCGCTGATCTGTCCAAGGTCGGCGTTAAGTACCTCAAGGACACATCCGGTAATGCGCCGGCGTATACAGAGCTGGTGTTTGCTTTGTCGGATAAGATCACCGCGTTCAACGGCTGGGATACCCTTACATTCTATGGTATGGCGGCTGGAGCGCCTGGCTGTGTTTGGGGTGCCGCGAACGTCATCCCAGAGTTGGCAGTGCAGCTTTGGGAGGCTATTGCTGTGAAGGGTGATTTGAAGCTTGGTAGGGAGCTGTGGGCTAAGGCTTTCCCTATCTGCAAGTTCCTGGAGTCGCATAACTatgctgctgctgtgaaGACTGGTGTTGAGTTGACTGGTCAACCCACTGGTGGTCTGCGGAAGCCCTTTGCCCTATTGGCAGACCAGCACAAGGCTGAGTTGGCCTCATTTATGCAGTCGGCTGGTATTAAGACGGTTTAA
- a CDS encoding putative C6 transcription factor, with protein sequence MPPSRKSKSRRTHTLGGCQTCRRRHVKCDQMRPTCLTCHAFGVSCEGYSTEIRWMSGKHQSQQQRQSSSESRSADKSATSSGGHGTRRHLYTEKSRASMSTALAADLASGTVDALLTEVDTKSKEVEGSSTGDVAVGPFGVLKFDLCPDTNNKRQNAQSEKTSPSPATNRLPYDEALEFDPLLSSVTDPLLGADEFLHWADLFGLGFDLTSGILSDDFNHGELTHGLYSSIYRSGLDDMSGQTHGQDLTVFERDEEQRGMSALTPQQSPIELVSPTSDILTDAPFLLKHFQDNVIGQMMTLPVGQKSPWKLLNIPTAVLTLGDLTYLGGHNLNHARLANFYSLLACSAHHLSLNATIESPHSAEHWKQVTHYSYHKAKGHIQQSLKIEVNGPKKAKYKDQLMAISAMAAFAILSGHQKDARCYMIDAERLMRLRGLSKREISRKARVLHHIYTWMRIVGESTYVLHDYNPSASFIEALNHCFQPREDMLEYDNSRRSGLDARLDDFLLLQPRQSDSDLDIDAPKEREVALHDIHLEDSRRWADTLYSEIYGIPETWLSLVSQTTRLANVMDTLVVSGGTKRFMNSEAWEALQRRATRLENMICSFNSDKSKGSNTDSAGGPARPHTHMLRALNTALVIFFYRRIRNVHPSILQSHVDEVIAALKDFDTALAQHKVPGPGTAWPAFMAGCEAMAPSKRDALLRWVEKGGAQCGFASFVVAKDVMTAVWKEQDGYFRFNRAGGPLPTWMDILRQKKLWPMLS encoded by the exons ATGCCCCCGTCGAGAAAGAGCAAATCGCGCCGGACCCATACGCTGGGAGGCTGCCAGACCTGCCGTCGTCGCCATGTGAAATGCGACCAGATGCGACCGACCTGCTTGACGTGTCATGCATTTGGCGTTTCCTGTGAAGGCTATTCCACGGAGATTCGATGGATGTCCGGCAAGCACCAGTCACAACAGCAACGCCAATCAAGTTCCGAGAGTCGAAGCGCAGACAAATCTGCTACTAGTAGTGGGGGTCATGGCACGAGACGCCATCTCTATACTG AAAAATCGAGGGCTTCCATGAGCACGGCGTTGGCCGCGGACCTTGCTTCCGGTACCGTTGATGCGTTACTCACTGAGGTCGATACCAAATCCAAAGAAGTAGAAGGCTCATCGACCGGGGATGTCGCGGTTGGGCCTTTTGGAGTTCTTAAGTTCGACCTTTGTCCTGATACGAACAACAAACGTCAGAATGCTCAGTCGGAGAAGACAAGTCCTTCCCCGGCTACCAACAGACTTCCCTATGATGAAGCATTGGAGTTTGACCCATTGCTGTCATCCGTAACTGATCCCCTACTTGGGGCGGATGAGTTCCTCCACTGGGCCGATCTATTTGGCCTTGGATTCGATCTGACCTCTGGGATACTATCTGATGACTTCAATCATGGTGAACTTACCCATGGGCTATATTCCTCTATTTATCGGAGTGGGTTAGACGATATGTCTGGTCAGACACACGGTCAAGACCTAACAGTATTTGAAAGAGACGAAGAGCAGCGGGGAATGAGCGCACTGACACCACAACAGTCGCCCATTGAGCTGGTCTCCCCCACGAGCGATATATTGACGGATGCCCCTTTCCTGCTGAAACACTTCCAGGACAATGTAATCGGGCAGATGATGACGCTGCCTGTTGGGCAAAAGTCCCCCTGGAAGTTGCTAAATATTCCAACCGCTGTACTGACTCTCGGAGATCTTACATATCTTGGGGGACACAACCTTAATCACGCTAGGCTGGCCAACTTTTACTCTCTTCTTGCGTGCTCCGCACATCATCTGAGCCTGAATGCCACTATTGAGTCGCCGCACTCTGCAGAGCACTGGAAACAAGTAACGCATTATTCGTACCATAAGGCGAAGGGCCATATACAGCAATCGCTGAAGATAGAGGTGAATGGGCCGAAGAAAGCCAAGTACAAGGACCAGCTAATGGCTATCTCTGCAATGGCAGCCTTTGCA ATTCTTTCCGGGCATCAAAAGGATGCACGGTGTTACATGATAGATGCCGAGCGGCTCATGCGTCTCCGTGGTTTATCGAAACGTGAGATCTCCCGGAAAGCGCGTGTGCTGCATCACATCTACACGTGGATGCGCATCGTAGGAGAGAGCACCTATGTCCTTCACGATTACAACCCATCCGCTTCGTTTATCGAGGCACTGAACCACTGCTTTCAGCCCCGCGAAGATATGTTGGAGTATGATAACAGCCGCCGAAGTGGGTTAGATGCGCGATTAGATGACTTCCTACTCCTGCAGCCCCGCCAGTCGGACAGTGATCTGGATATTGACGCACCCAAAGAGCGCGAAGTAGCCCTTCACGACATCCACTTGGAAGACTCACGCCGGTGGGCAGACACGCTTTATAGCGAGATCTACGGTATACCTGAGACATGGCTTAGTTTAGTATCACAAACGACCAGGTTAGCCAATGTCATGGATACTCTAGTGGTCTCTGGAGGGACAAAGAGATTTATGAACTCGGAGGCGTGGGAGGCATTACAACGACGTGCCACCCGTCTTGAGAACATGATTTGCTCTTTTAATTCAGATAAAAGTAAGGGAAGCAATACCGACTCGGCAGGAGGACCTGCCCGGCCACATACCCACATGCTCCGGGCATTAAACACGGCCCTTGTAATCTTTTTCTACCGCCGCATCCGCAATGTCCACCCATCAATCCTGCAATCACACGTTGATGAAGTCATAGCGGCTCTGAAGGATTTTGACACAGCGCTAGCTCAACATAAAGTTCCGGGTCCAGGCACAGCGTGGCCGGCATTCATGGCAGGATGCGAAGCCATGGCCCCATCTAAGCGCGATGCTCTCCTACGATGGGTCGAAAAGGGAGGAGCGCAATGCGGCTTTGCATCCTTTGTAGTCGCGAAGGATGTGATGACGGCCGTGTGGAAAGAACAAGACGGATACTTCCGATTCAATCGCGCCGGAGGCCCGTTACCTACGTGGATGGATATACTGAGACAGAAAAAGCTCTGGCCGATGCTTTCATGA
- a CDS encoding putative lysine-specific permease codes for MAVVLVFGGGPNRELLSFHYWKHPAPVNEYLVPGHVGRLSAFVATICHSVYAFGFAPELLIVTGGEMESPRPNLPTAGKRYFYRLVLFYIIGAFAISLILSSDDPKLLGGGSGAGASPWAIAARNAGIVGLDSVINTVILLSALSAGNSYFYMSTRALYSTALIGSAPRFLMKCTKSGVPYNAVACTTAICLLSYLNVSSTGATVFNWFVNLINTGAFQSWICVCIVYLRFRKAIDAQSVTDLPYRSRIQPYMSYISGGMFSLLLLLNGFKNFIHGHWDTSNFLTCYIALPIFLVL; via the coding sequence ATGGCCGTGGTGCTTGTCTTTGGAGGAGGTCCCAACCGCGAGTTGCTTAGTTTCCATTATTGGAAGCACCCAGCTCCGGTCAACGAGTATCTGGTTCCCGGTCATGTTGGCCGCCTGAGTGCCTTTGTGGCTACCATCTGCCATTCCGTGTATGCATTCGGCTTCGCCCCAGAACTTCTTATCGTCACCGGCGGGGAGATGGAGTCGCCCCGACCCAACCTACCAACCGCAGGAAAACGGTACTTCTACCGACTCGTGCTTTTCTACATTATTGGAGCTTTTGCCATCAGTCTGATTCTGTCGAGTGACGATCCCAAGCTACTTGGAGGTGGGTCTGGCGCGGGAGCCTCCCCATGGGCAATCGCGGCCCGGAACGCAGGCATAGTGGGCTTGGACTCAGTCATCAACACAGTGATACTACTCTCAGCATTATCCGCCGGCAATTCTTATTTCTATATGTCAACGCGCGCCCTCTACTCGACCGCCTTGATAGGCAGTGCACCGCGATTTCTGATGAAATGCACCAAATCTGGCGTTCCCTACAATGCCGTCGCGTGCACCACCGCCATCTGTCTCCTCTCTTATCTCAATGTATCCTCAACCGGAGCGACCGTGTTTAATTGGTTCGTCAATCTGATTAACACTGGAGCCTTTCAGAGCTGGATCTGTGTTTGTATCGTGTATCTGCGATTCAGAAAGGCCATTGATGCCCAGAGCGTGACGGACCTGCCCTATCGATCCCGAATTCAGCCCTATATGTCGTACATCTCTGGCGGTATGTTCAGCCTATTGCTTCTCTTGAATGGTTTCAAGAACTTCATCCACGGCCACTGGGATACGTCCAACTTTCTCACGTGTTATATCGCCCTTCCCATCTTCCTGGTCTTGTAA
- a CDS encoding amino acid permease/ SLC12A domain-containing protein gives MGGPVFLVVAYCIITGLVFGIVTATTEMSSYLPVPGPSMSYYASRFFSNSLGFALGWMYCYIFVITVPAEITAASLVIQYWSPPVRVAVWITIFIVLLVVLNCFPVGVYGEVEF, from the coding sequence ATGGGAGGCCCGGTGTTTTTGGTCGTCGCCTACTGCATCATAACCGGCCTGGTATTTGGCATCGTGACTGCGACGACCGAAATGTCTTCGTACCTACCTGTTCCTGGCCCTTCTATGTCATATTATGCTAgtcgcttcttctccaacagcCTAGGGTTTGCCTTGGGCTGGATGTACTGCTATATCTTTGTTATCACGGTACCAGCTGAGATAACGGCCGCAAGCCTTGTAATTCAGTATTGGAGCCCTCCAGTGCGTGTGGCTGTATGGATTACAATCtttattgttcttcttgttgtaCTGAACTGTTTTCCGGTTGGGGTTTACGGTGAAGTGGAGTTCTGA